The following coding sequences lie in one Apostichopus japonicus isolate 1M-3 chromosome 13, ASM3797524v1, whole genome shotgun sequence genomic window:
- the LOC139978658 gene encoding 5-hydroxytryptamine receptor 1A-like, whose protein sequence is MENQTLFATPTVPMETGGIDVVTIIIKTLYTCIGILGIGGNGLILAMLIKIPALRNTTNLLIGHQSVIDFSSSVLLLATFLPPPLHDMTELWQMNPALAEIFCKLWVSRLFYWTAIKASTANLVCLTLERYVAVVHPLKYREKLKITEATIICSIIWFVGFLVQIYQLKTFFVEDGICVLKYSFKGLAYLSGIWIFCMTLLVPLLVMSFVYVSIFLALPRKVSPVTSNNAPSKVSNPTHSGVTEHNISGGTQGDRETPITDMLHGGEGQQKNVTTTRSLIHPSNHKPAKVEKGRGEDKRDKVRRNVLSTMVIVSVTYTICWTPNQIYFLYFNLGGELDLNGGLYYCTVLAAAANMFINPIIYAFKYKKFQDGMKQMVFGKRFSQTNDSTAGSNPRS, encoded by the coding sequence ATGGAGAATCAAACACTTTTTGCCACTCCTACTGTCCCCATGGAGACAGGAGGAATAGATGTGGTGACGATCATCATCAAAACACTTTACACTTGTATTGGAATTCTCGGTATCGGTGGTAACGGTCTTATCTTGGCGATGCTTATTAAGATTCCCGCATTACGTAATACCACCAATCTATTAATTGGTCATCAATCCGTCATCGATTTTTCTTCCTCCGTACTTCTCTTGGCGACTTTCCTTCCCCCTCCTTTACATGACATGACAGAGCTGTGGCAAATGAATCCAGCTTTAGCAGAGATTTTTTGTAAACTTTGGGTCAGCCGTTTGTTTTATTGGACCGCGATTAAAGCGTCCACAGCCAATTTGGTGTGTCTGACTTTGGAGCGGTATGTGGCGGTTGTTCATCCTCTTAAATATCGGGAGAAACTGAAGATTACAGAGGCGACTATCATTTGCAGTATTATTTGGTTTGTCGGATTTCTTGTCCAAATTTACCAATTAAAGACATTCTTCGTCGAAGATGGTATTTGCGTtttaaaatatagttttaagGGCTTAGCATACCTCTCTGGTATTTGGATATTTTGTATGACTCTGCTGGTCCCTTTACTTGTCATGTCCTTCGTCTATGTATCCATATTCTTGGCTTTGCCGAGGAAGGTCTCGCCAGTGACTTCCAACAACGCACCATCGAAGGTATCCAATCCAACACATTCGGGTGTGACTGAGCATAACATATCAGGGGGAACGCAAGGTGACCGAGAGACGCCAATAACCGATATGCTACACGGAGGAGAGGGTCAGCAAAAGAACGTAACCACTACAAGAAGTTTGATACACCCTAGTAACCATAAGCCCGCTAAGGTGGAGAAGGGGAGAGGAGAAGACAAGAGGGATAAAGTGCGACGCAATGTTCTCTCAACGATGGTGATCGTGAGTGTCACATACACCATTTGCTGGACTCCCAATCAAATTTATTTCCTCTATTTTAATCTGGGAGGGGAACTTGATCTGAATGGCGGTCTTTATTATTGTACGGTATTGGCAGCGGCCGCCAATATGTTTATCAACCCAATCATTTATGCTTTTAAGTATAAGAAATTTCAAGACGGTATGAAACAGATGGTTTTTGGGAAGAGATTTTCCCAAACGAACGATTCCACTGCGGGTTCTAATCCAAGAAGCTAG